Proteins from a single region of Actinomycetota bacterium:
- a CDS encoding EpsG family protein: MIPYYGLLALIVLLGLLPHGDRDRRNLIAATVGSAAIIILQGLRHPSVGVDVAAYIPAYELAGTLDIAGGGRLMNFEPGYLYFSQLFSALGVSAQVYLGIVAAAVMVPIGATIRRYSVAAWLSILLYVTLGLFVFSFSGLRQAIAIGICFFALRFIKDKRLLWFVLAVLLAATFHTSALVFLFAYPLYHMPRFDARWMVLVLSLFGAVYLVREPLYAWAHRIYGGLSGAPEPTGAFGMLLGMIAVYVLAYMFGGHDDLATRGYSNLLLGAIFFQTFAEQSNVVMRAGYYYFIPVILLIPLVISHQRDPRARLLVNYVVVVTAVLFFHWNTEGGYLDVSPYVPFWL, encoded by the coding sequence ATGATCCCTTACTACGGCCTATTAGCCCTGATCGTCCTTCTCGGCCTGTTGCCGCATGGCGACCGTGATAGAAGGAATTTGATTGCAGCAACGGTTGGATCTGCGGCGATCATTATACTGCAGGGCTTGAGGCATCCGAGCGTCGGGGTCGACGTTGCAGCGTACATTCCCGCATATGAATTGGCAGGCACTCTCGATATTGCCGGCGGGGGGCGCCTGATGAACTTTGAACCAGGCTACTTGTACTTCTCGCAACTGTTTTCCGCACTCGGTGTGAGCGCACAGGTATATCTCGGGATTGTGGCGGCCGCTGTGATGGTGCCGATAGGCGCGACTATCCGCCGGTATTCGGTGGCCGCGTGGCTCAGTATACTCCTGTACGTTACCCTCGGCCTTTTCGTGTTCAGTTTCTCGGGATTGAGGCAAGCCATTGCTATAGGTATATGCTTCTTTGCCCTGAGATTTATCAAGGATAAGCGGCTTTTGTGGTTCGTGCTAGCGGTCCTGCTTGCAGCCACCTTCCACACTTCAGCGCTGGTGTTTCTCTTCGCGTACCCGCTCTACCATATGCCTAGGTTTGATGCTCGATGGATGGTGCTGGTGCTTAGCCTGTTCGGCGCAGTTTATTTGGTGCGCGAACCCCTCTATGCGTGGGCCCATCGCATCTATGGCGGGTTGTCTGGCGCACCAGAGCCGACCGGGGCCTTCGGTATGCTGCTTGGCATGATAGCCGTGTACGTGCTTGCCTACATGTTTGGCGGCCATGATGATCTAGCTACCCGTGGCTACAGTAACCTCTTACTTGGAGCGATCTTCTTCCAGACCTTTGCGGAGCAGTCTAACGTCGTGATGCGAGCGGGTTATTATTACTTCATCCCTGTGATTCTGCTGATTCCACTCGTGATCAGTCATCAAAGGGATCCTCGTGCGCGATTACTAGTGAACTATGTTGTGGTGGTGACGGCCGTACTGTTCTTTCACTGGAATACTGAGGGTGGCTACCTGGATGTCAGCCCTTACGTACCCTTCTGGCTGTAG
- a CDS encoding glycosyltransferase, with amino-acid sequence MKVLQVNSVFGKGSTGKIVQDLHHGLEAAGVESVVYFGRGENVNRRQLSKTTTEFEAKLTALQARVTGIPYAGAPIGTTRLLKAIEAERPDVVHLQCINGYFVNIYRLLNHLKRIGIPTVLTLHADFMFTGGCGTSGECERWMTGCGSCPKLREATKSWLFDRTAEAWTRMNAALEGFDKLAVVSVSPWLKTRAEQSPMLRDKKHAVVMNGVDAEGIFFPRPIADLRSKLGIGDKRVVLHVTSSFSSGLKGGSYVLELAQRLRGKGIVLVVVGNTPAGADLVPGDVLYAGRVDDQDELAQYYSLADVTLLTSSRETFSMVAAESLSSGTPVVGFESGGPESIALPDYSTFVPYGDIDALEVVVLNHAAPMSPDEHAALRAAAVKTYSRDRMTSDYLEQYRQFLGDLHAVDCAVKA; translated from the coding sequence GTGAAGGTGCTGCAGGTCAATTCAGTCTTCGGCAAGGGCAGCACCGGCAAGATAGTGCAAGACTTGCATCATGGACTTGAGGCTGCGGGCGTAGAATCCGTTGTTTACTTCGGGCGGGGCGAGAATGTCAATCGCCGTCAGTTGAGCAAGACTACTACGGAGTTCGAGGCGAAGTTGACCGCGTTGCAGGCGCGAGTGACGGGGATTCCATACGCTGGAGCTCCTATTGGCACGACGCGCTTGCTGAAAGCAATCGAGGCCGAGCGACCTGACGTGGTGCATCTGCAGTGCATCAACGGATACTTCGTGAACATCTACCGTCTCTTGAACCACCTGAAGCGAATAGGCATTCCGACGGTGTTGACCTTACACGCAGACTTCATGTTCACGGGAGGATGCGGAACCTCAGGTGAGTGCGAGCGATGGATGACCGGATGCGGTTCGTGTCCCAAGCTCCGCGAGGCCACGAAATCGTGGTTGTTCGACCGGACCGCCGAGGCTTGGACGAGGATGAATGCTGCACTTGAGGGCTTCGATAAGCTCGCAGTTGTATCGGTCTCACCTTGGTTGAAGACTCGAGCGGAGCAATCGCCGATGCTGCGTGACAAGAAGCATGCGGTAGTGATGAACGGTGTGGACGCCGAGGGGATCTTCTTTCCTCGCCCCATCGCTGACTTACGTTCGAAGTTGGGTATCGGAGACAAGAGGGTTGTTCTTCACGTTACATCGAGCTTCAGTAGCGGTTTGAAGGGCGGCAGTTATGTTCTTGAGCTCGCGCAAAGGCTGCGTGGCAAGGGAATCGTGCTGGTCGTAGTCGGGAATACGCCCGCCGGAGCAGACCTGGTTCCTGGCGATGTCCTGTATGCTGGTCGAGTTGATGACCAGGACGAATTGGCGCAATACTACTCGCTTGCGGATGTCACCCTACTGACCAGTTCCCGTGAGACGTTCTCAATGGTGGCTGCCGAGTCGCTTTCGTCTGGGACTCCAGTGGTAGGATTTGAGTCGGGCGGTCCTGAGTCAATTGCGCTTCCAGACTATAGCACCTTCGTACCATATGGAGATATCGATGCCCTTGAGGTTGTTGTGTTGAACCACGCAGCTCCCATGTCGCCAGATGAACATGCAGCGTTGCGTGCGGCAGCTGTCAAGACGTACTCGCGAGACAGGATGACAAGTGACTATCTCGAGCAATACCGGCAGTTTCTGGGGGATCTGCACGCGGTTGATTGCGCCGTTAAGGCATGA